The following are encoded together in the Zingiber officinale cultivar Zhangliang chromosome 8A, Zo_v1.1, whole genome shotgun sequence genome:
- the LOC122011579 gene encoding uncharacterized protein LOC122011579, protein MQPHGPASMALRPHQAVVASALPQLLPPFIPKRLGRPPKRSGVGNPSIDRQCGSEPAMPPPLVVIENGDNNCGGSLKRKRRGRPPKWERIIDAGAIARTNYDHGQSRTELIPLPMTRDDKILVRYDKHSDEKLEFILALPCYEASISTISIRGEVQRDKAEPVSPAMIRGNTGDNVFAVPKRRGRGRPPKSGRSEEQKIPIACIGTHAVVIIPAAIPVAKEQLPASMCKRRERPPKKCGCCNDTHKEPKSTRLLPEPSPRGAKQLSPPSMPPPSMSKRRGRPPKCRSCVCKDTDRTGPKQALAPQTTEVNSGCGDGSSAVRKRRGRPPKRRMINDTTQDVDCHGRQGQAPATADVDASIVVPIHKAPTLRKARSVKRLECVLALPRQEPLRTTTVVGTSQGNHDEAPWRDVEKEPVKTDAEGDTIGNVLEGVPVCRGWERPPKCQS, encoded by the exons ATGCAGCCACATGGGCCCGCGTCGATGGCCCTCCGCCCTCACCAGGCCGTGGTCGCTTCCGCTCTGCCGCAATTGCTGCCTCCTTTCATCCCTAAGCGTCTCGGACGGCCGCCCAAGAGGAGCGGAGTCGGAAACCCTTCTATTGATCGTCAGTGCGGATCTGAGCCAGCAATGCCGCCGCCGTTGGTGGTGATCGAGAATGGCGACAACAATTGCGGTGGTTCCTTGAAGCGTAAGCGCCGTGGTCGGCCTCCGAAGTGGGAAAGAATAATCGACGCAGGTGCGATTGCCCGCACCAACTATGACCACGGCCAATCGAGAACAGAGTTGATTCCTCTGCCAATGACAAGGGATGATAAGATTCTCGTGCGATACGACAAACATAGTGACGAAAAATTGGAGTTCATACTCGCTCTCCCTTGCTACGAGGCATCAATTTCTACCATCAGCATCCGTGGTGAGGTCCAGCGTGACAAAGCAGAGCCAGTTAGTCCTGCAATGATCCGTGGAAATACTGGAGACAATGTCTTTGCAGTTCCCAAACGCCGAGGTCGCGGCAGACCACCAAAATCAGGACGCTCCGAAGAACAG AAAATCCCTATCGCTTGTATTGGAACCCATGCCGTGGTGATCATCCCCGCCGCCATCCCTGTTGCCAAGGAGCAATTGCCTGCTTCCATGTGTAAGCGCCGCGAACGACCGCCCAAGAAGTGTGGATGCTGTAATGATACCCACAAGGAACCAAAGTCCACACGGTTGCTGCCTGAACCTAGCCCTCGTGGCGCCAAGCAATTATCCCCTCCCTCCATGCCCCCTCCCTCCATGTCTAAGCGCCGCGGAAGACCTCCCAAGTGCAGAAGTTGCGTTTGTAAGGATACTGACCGCACTGGGCCAAAACAAGCATTGgcaccgcagactacagaggttAATAGTGGTTGTGGAGATGGTTCCTCGGCGGTGCGTAAGCGTCGTGGACGGCCGCCGAAGAGGAGGATGATAAATGACACAACACAAGATGTTGATTGTCATGGTCGACAAGGACAGGCGCCAGCAACAGCGGACGTCGACGCCTCTATCGTCGTTCCAATCCACAAGGCTCCTACTCTCCGTAAAGCTCGGAGCGTGAAGCGATTGGAGTGCGTACTTGCATTGCCGCGCCAAGAGCCACTGCGGACTACCACCGTTGTGGGCACGAGTCAGGGCAACCACGACGAAGCACCCTGGAGGGACGTTGAAAAAGAACCGGTGAAGACGGACGCTGAAGGAGACACCATTGGCAACGTATTAGAGGGAGTTCCAGTGTGTAGAGGTTGGGAACGACCGCCCAAATGTCAGTCGTAG